A portion of the Cryptomeria japonica chromosome 5, Sugi_1.0, whole genome shotgun sequence genome contains these proteins:
- the LOC131876122 gene encoding S-norcoclaurine synthase 1-like, giving the protein MESTENKTEQLRWDLPAEFQSASDFQLLKSQYGKHLIGLILSPALFCFLLFVAESLSFGNTNELLPSLPKTRSCFRHKPSCRWKCSTALTPLLQDDETVGLQIRKDGKWVPWLSILGTYMRYVIVLSNGIYKSIEHKAVTNIDRDQVSIAMFYTPSKEAELCPSPELIDELNPCQYRTFMNEDYMRHFFRSKLEGKACLEFVRIK; this is encoded by the exons ATGGAGAGTACTGAGAATAAAACTGAACAGCTTCGCTGGGACTTGCCTGCAGAGTTTCAATCTGCATCAGATTTTCAA CTCCTTAAATCTCAGTATGGGAAGCATTTGATAGGATTGATTCTTTCCCCTGCTCTGTTCTGTTTTCTCTTGTTTGTTGCAGAATCTCTATCCTTTG GCAATACGAATGAATTACTACCCAGCCTGCCCAAGACCAGATCTTGTTTTAGGCATAAGCCCTCATGCAGATGGAAGTGCTCTACTGCTCTGACACCGTTGCTGCAGGATGATGAAACAGTGGGGTTGCAGATCCGTAAGGATGGCAAATGGGTTCCCTGGTTATCAATATTGGGGACGTACATGAG GTATGTAATT GTACTGAGCAATGGAATATATAAGAGCATTGAGCACAAAGCGGTCACAAACATCGACAGAGATCAAGTCTCCATTGCTATGTTTTATACTCCAAGTAAGGAAGCAGAATTGTGTCCTTCTCCAGAGCTCATAGATGAGTTGAATCCTTGCCAATACAGAACATTCATGAATGAAGATTATATGCGGCATTTCTTTCGAAGCAAACTTGAGGGGAAGGCGTGTCTTGAATTTGTTAGAATCAAGTGA